In one Solanum lycopersicum chromosome 11, SLM_r2.1 genomic region, the following are encoded:
- the LOC101258820 gene encoding serine carboxypeptidase-like, giving the protein MSSSSSLFPLLFVAIFLVLCSQIALSLSPNFFLQSHNDIISPKKLQLTMGEKLIRQLNLFPKHDINIVSSKDNNYENKLFEKKLDLSYLGDSGATVQDLGHHAGYFPLINTKSARMFYFFFESRSNKNDPVVIWLTGGPGCSSELALFYENGPFKISKNMSLVWNDFGWDKVSNLIYVDQPTGTGFSYTSDESDIRHNETGVSNDLYDFLQAFFNAHPEYVNNDFYITGESYAGHYIPAFASRVHQGNIKKEGIHINLKGFAIGNGLTNPEIQYKAYTDYSLDMKLINQTDYDYINQLYPTCQQEIKLCASGSEDACMKGFNDCNLIFNSIMDIAGDINYYDIRKTCNGSLCYDFSRMETYLNDDQVKEALGVPTSIDFVSCSSSVYQAMRMDWMKNLEVGIPQLLEDGINLLIYAGEYDLICNWLGNSNWVHAVEWSGQKGFEAAPSVSFTVDGEEKGVQKKYGPLIFLKVHDAGHMVPMDQPKAALEMLQRWTHGNL; this is encoded by the exons atgtcttcttcatcttcattatTCCCTCTTCTCTTTGTTGCTATATTTCTTGTTTTATGTTCCCAAATTGCCCTTTCATTATCACCCAATTTTTTCTTACAATCTCATAATGATATTATTAGTCCAAAGAAACTTCAATTAACAATGGGTGAAAAATTGATTAGGCAACTTAATTTGTTCCCTAAACATGACATTAATATTGTTTCTTCAAAGGacaataattatgaaaataaattatttgagaaGAAATTGGATTTATCTTATCTTGGTGATTCTGGTGCCACTGTCCAAGACTTAGGTCATCATGCTGGTTATTTTCCTCTTATAAACACTAAATCTGCAAG gatgttctattttttctttgaatcaaGGAGTAACAAGAATGATCCAGTAGTGATATGGTTAACAGGAGGTCCAGGATGTAGCAGTGAATTggcattattttatgaaaatggaccttttaaaatatcaaaaaatatgtCTCTTGTCTGGAATGATTTTGGTTGGGACAAG GTGTCAAACCTTATATACGTTGATCAACCAACTGGAACTGGTTTCAGTTATACTTCTGATGAAAGTGACATTCGACACAATGAGACTGGTGTAAGCAATGACCTTTATGATTTCCTACAG GCCTTCTTCAATGCTCATCCTGAGTATGTAAATAATGATTTCTACATTACTGGAGAATCATATGCTGGACATTATATTCCTGCATTTGCTTCTAGAGTTCATCAAGGAAACATAAAGAAAGAAGGAATTCACATAAACCTCAAG GGATTTGCTATAGGTAATGGCCTCACCAACCCAGAAATCCAGTATAAAGCTTACACCGACTATTCTTTGGATATGAAATTGATCAATCAAACCGACTACGattatataaatcaattatatccAACATGTCAACAAGAAATTAAACTTTGTG CAAGTGGTAGTGAAGATGCATGTATGAAGGGATTTAACGATTGCAACCTCATTTTCAACAGTATAATGGACATTGCTGGCGACATAAAT TACTATGATATCCGGAAGACCTGCAATGGTAGCCTCTGCTATGACTTCTCGAGAATGGAAACTTACCTCAACGATGACCAAGTTAAGGAAGCCCTCGGTGTTCCCACCAGTATTGACTTTGTCTCGTGTAGTTCTTCCGTTTATCAGGCGATGAGGATGGACTGGATGAAGAATCTTGAAGTCGgtattcctcaacttcttgaggATGGTATCAATCTACTCATTTATGCTGGAGAATATGACCTTATCTGCAACTGGCTTG GGAACTCAAATTGGGTGCATGCAGTAGAATGGTCTGGGCAGAAAGGCTTTGAGGCTGCACCATCTGTTTCTTTCACAGTAGATGGTGAGGAGAAAGGTGTTCAAAAGAAGTATGGACCACTGATATTCCTCAAGGTCCACGATGCAGGTCATATGGTGCCGATGGACCAACCTAAGGCAGCACTTGAAATGCTTCAGCGGTGGACTCATGGCAACTTGTGA
- the LOC101259117 gene encoding vacuolar protein sorting-associated protein 24 homolog 1-like, producing the protein MEKVMNILKPKPNPQQILRDWQRRLRQECRNIERQIRDIQREEKNVQKAIKEAAKRNDMGSAKALAKEIVRSKKTVNRLYENKAQLNSISMHLGESVAIARTVGHLSKSAEVMKLVNNLMKAPEVAMTMQEFSKEMTKAGVMEEMVNDAVDSALDSEDMEEEIEEEVDKVLTAIAGETTAQLPEAVRKEKLKQPAQAVEDAEDDEEDLEELRARLAKVRS; encoded by the exons ATGGAGAAAGTAATGAATATATTGAAGCCGAAACCGAATCCTCAACAGATTTTGAGGGATTGGCAACGTCGGCTACGGCAAGAGTGTCGGAATATTGAACGTCAAATTCGAG ATATACAAAGGGAGGAGAAGAATGTACAGAAAGCAATTAAAGAAGCAGCAAAGAGAAATGATATGGGTTCTGCCAAG GCACTTGCTAAAGAGATTGTGAGATCTAAAAAGACTGTGAACCGATTATACGAGAATAAGGCGCAGTTGAATTCAATATCCATGCACCTTGGAGAAAGTGttg CCATTGCTCGCACAGTGGGGCATTTGTCTAAGAGCGCTGAAGTCATGAAGCTCGTCAATAATCTTATGAAGGCTCCAGAAGTGGCTATGACAATGCAGGAGTTTAGTAAAGAAATGACCAAG GCTGGTGTCATGGAAGAAATGGTCAATGATGCGGTGGACAGTGCCCTGGATTCAGAAGACATGGAAGaggaaattgaagaagaagttgACAAGGTCCTGACTGCAATTGCTGGTGAAACTACTGCACAATTACCTGAAGCAGTCCGAAAGGAGAAGTTAAAGCAACCCGCCCAGGCAGTGGAGGATGCAGAG GATGACGAAGAAGATCTAGAAGAACTAAGGGCACGTCTTGCTAAAGTTAGATCCTAa
- the LOC138339483 gene encoding uncharacterized protein, with translation MAARRLDEEIANAGVPSQGNQVPPLEEVSNDDQAPINPPLMDGEIRSAFLQMAQAITTQAQDVTTQAQSMTSQANREVVPRANQHIGTMASYLRDFTRMNPPTFYGSKVEEHPQEFIDETYKILYAMKLNTSEKAELATYQLKDVAQTWDEMSRFVIGVSDDLKEECHSAMLHENMKISHLMVHAQQVEETRAKRKSRNAKKKPRFKKRSSNQVPTKFPKARDDMVSIPKSQKGRGTSSPKKKPTYGKCGKKYYGNCFIGTNNCFGCGKNGHKVRDFPNVKGQDKDSGQVSGSNMDPPKKNHFYALRLRG, from the exons atgg CCGCTCgaagacttgatgaagagattgcCAATGCAGGAGTTCCTTCCCAAGGCAATCAAGTCCCTCCTCTTGAAGAAGTTTCTAATGACGATCAAGCTCCGATTAATCCTCCTTTGATGGATGGTGAAATAAGGTCTGCCtttctccaaatggcccaagccattactactcaagcacaagacGTCACTACTCAAGCTCAATCCATGACGTCCCAAGCTAATCGGGAGGTTGTACCCCGAGCAAACCAACATATTGGTACCATGGCCTCTTATttgagggatttcactaggatgaatccccctactttctatgggtccaaagTTGAGGAAcacccccaagagttcattgatgaaaccTACAAGATCCTCTATGCTATGAAGTTGAAtactagtgagaaggccgagttagccacttaccaactcaaagatgtggcccaaacttg ggatgaaatgagccgCTTTGTGATAGGGGTATCAGATGACTTGAAAGAAGAATGTCAttcggctatgctacatgaaaacatgaagatttctcatctcatggttcatgctcaacaagtggaagagacaagggctaagagaaagagtagaAATGCCAAAAAG aagcctaggtttaagaagaggtcttctaatcaagttcctacCAAATTTCCCAAGGCTCGTGATGATATGGTGTCTATCCCTAAGTctcaaaagggaagaggtacTAGCTCACCAAAAAAGAAGCCAACTtatggaaagtgtggcaagaagtaTTATGGTAATTGCTTTATTGGGACGAACaattgctttggttgtggaaagaatggccacaaggttagggatttccctaatgtaaagGGGCAAGACAAAGATAGTGGACAAGTTAGTGGTTCAAATATGGatcctccaaagaagaatcacttttatgcacTTCGCTTAAGAGGTTaa